A region from the Dendropsophus ebraccatus isolate aDenEbr1 chromosome 1, aDenEbr1.pat, whole genome shotgun sequence genome encodes:
- the LOC138772028 gene encoding E3 ubiquitin/ISG15 ligase TRIM25-like, which yields MASAALRDELDCSICLITYTDPVMLRCGHNFCRLCIGRVLDTQDGAGVYSCPECREEYQERPALMRDIALRNLMENILLTPPTQTESGICCTYCVDSAVPAVISCLHCEASLCDKHLRAHSKSPEHVLSEPSTSLEKRKCSVHKKVLEYYCTEDSACLCVYCSAGEHRGHQVESLDEGSEKKKKKLRNVLQKLMTMREETEERVQNVEECRRKAQEKAAGEAERVTTLFTDIRRRLDDLENKVLSEISRQEKEESLSLSALIQQLEIKKDELSRKMRHIEELCNMADPLTVLQEPDSGDLCDPEEGGGDEDTGGHDRQPHGVDDLDVAVISDTFCTLCNIISGIMSGIFEDPADILLDVNTANNNLLISDDLKTATYKREEQNRPETAERFQIYQVMSSRRFSSGRHYWDVEISRSGSLRVGMCYPSIGRRGYRSYIGDNKKSWCLKMYNNRYSVRHNCVETQIPDNISSNRFRICLDYEAGQLSFYELCDPIRHLHTFTTTFTEPLHVALSLWAGSLKIRGKGNNWKKP from the coding sequence ATGGCGTCTGCTGCTCTGAGAGACGAGCTGGACTGTTCCATCTGTCTGATCACTTATACAGATCCTGTAATGCTGAGATGTGGCCACAACTTCTGCCGGCTCTGTATTGGTCGTGTGCTGGatacacaggacggggctggagtttattcctgtcctgaatgTAGAGAAGAGTATCAGGAGCGGcctgcactgatgagggacatCGCTCTGCGTAATCTAATGGAGAATATACTGCTGACTCCTCCAACACAGACAGAAAGCGGGATCTGCTGCACTTACTGTGTGGACTCTGCTGTACCTGCTGTGATATCCTGTCTGCActgtgaggcttctctgtgtgataaacacctgagagctcacagcaagtcaccagaacacgtcttatctgagcccagcacttccctggagaagaggaaatgttctgtCCATAAGAAGGTCCTGGAATATTACTGTACTGAGGACTCTGCTTGTCTTTGTGTTTATTGTTCAGCAGGAGAACACCGGGGACACCAGGTGGAGTCACTAGATGAGGGCtctgaaaagaagaagaagaaactgagaAATGTTCTTCAGAAACTTATGACAATGAGAGAGGAAACTGAAGAAAGAGTTCAGAATGTGGAAGAGTGCAGGAGAAAAGCTCAAGAAAAAGCAGCTGGAGAAGCCGAGAGAGTCACTACCCTGTTTACAGACATCAGGAGACGGCTGGACGACCTGGAGAATAAGGTCCTGAGCGAGATCTCCAGGCAGGAAAAGGAAGAGTCACTGTCACTGTCTGCTCTGATCCAGCagctggaaataaagaaggacgagctgtccaggaagatgagacacattgaggagctgtgtaacatggcggatccactgactgtcttacaggaaccagactcaggtgacttgtgtgatcctgaggaggggggaggtgatgaggacacagggggacatgatagaCAGCCCCATGGTGTAGATGATCTGGATGTGGCTGTGATCTCAGACACATTCTGCACATTATGTAACATAATATCAGGTATAATGAGCGGTATCTTTGAGGATCCTGCAGATATATTACTGGATGTAAACACTGCTAATAATAATCTTCTTATATCAGATGACCTAAAAACTGCAACCTACAAAAGAGAGGAGCAAAATCGtccagaaacagcagagagattcCAGATTTATCAGGTGATGAGCAGCAGGAGATTCTCCTCAGggcgacattactgggatgtggagatCAGTAGATCTGGGAGTTTGAGGGTGGGTatgtgttatcccagtatagGCAGGAGGGGATATCGGTCATACATTGGAGACAACAAGAAGTCCTGGTGTTTAAAGATGTATAATAATAGGTATTCAGTGAGGCATAACTGTGTTGAGACCCAGATACCTGACAATATCTCCAGTAATAGATTCAGGATCtgtctggattatgaggccgggcagctgtccttttatgagctgtgtgaccccatcagacacttacacaccttcaccaccaccttcaccgagccccttcATGTTGCACTATCTCTATGGGCAGGTTCTTTAAAGATAAGAGGGAAAGGCAACAACTGGAAAAAACCATAG